One window of the uncultured Paludibaculum sp. genome contains the following:
- a CDS encoding tetratricopeptide repeat protein gives MRRDEIKESLIGVGVFHRDPTWDPQSDALVRVQMRNLRLRLAKYYETEGLADEITITIPRGQYVPRFTFRSDSKPAPATGLQRRQIWTASAVAAGLIAAASGLILLLRTPTPPPAIGVAPFQNLSGDVQNDYLALGLTEELTALLARSPAFRVASLPTPLTSAGEASGALRAKAREARVGFAILGSIRRTGPPDGGKWSVTVRLLDTRNGFYVWSERLTVPAPDLEGVPDSIANGIRLALSVPSGRGPISPASKPNRSPAQVEAHELYLRGLYFRSKPADGGALQARKLFEQAVSLDPQHSRAHVALGEAYLTEAFQEGSSDPQRFRAARREADLAARIDPGLPEAAVLRGRLAMIADWDAAAAEGFFRTALEAAPGNARAHQAYALFLMSRGRRDESVEQITQARDLDPITMSRANDYGVILYAARRFEEALRESGRLLEVAPESGSAHFLRASILDMLGRDGEAIAEFQAALRQQPGAKEILSRYGTALVRAGRVEEARGVLEQLTREPVLHVHLAMLLVALKETDRALAELAVSCDGHEADLLFLDAEPLFDGLRGDARFQRIRARVGLSTR, from the coding sequence GTGCGAAGGGATGAGATCAAGGAATCACTGATCGGGGTCGGCGTGTTTCATCGTGACCCCACGTGGGATCCGCAGTCCGACGCCCTGGTGCGGGTACAGATGCGCAACCTGAGGCTTCGGCTGGCGAAGTACTACGAGACCGAGGGACTGGCGGATGAGATCACGATCACCATTCCTCGTGGGCAGTACGTACCGCGCTTCACGTTTCGGAGCGACTCAAAACCCGCCCCTGCGACCGGGTTGCAACGCCGCCAGATCTGGACCGCATCCGCGGTAGCGGCCGGACTGATTGCCGCGGCAAGCGGACTGATACTCCTGCTGCGAACTCCGACTCCTCCGCCTGCGATTGGCGTCGCGCCCTTTCAGAATCTAAGCGGAGATGTCCAGAATGACTATCTCGCTCTCGGCCTGACGGAGGAGCTCACCGCATTGTTAGCCCGGTCGCCGGCGTTTCGCGTGGCGTCCCTGCCGACGCCGTTGACATCCGCCGGTGAGGCCAGTGGCGCGTTGCGGGCCAAGGCACGGGAGGCGAGGGTTGGCTTCGCGATTCTGGGCTCGATCCGGCGGACAGGGCCACCCGATGGTGGAAAGTGGTCGGTGACGGTCCGTCTGCTGGATACGCGTAATGGGTTCTACGTTTGGTCAGAACGTCTTACGGTTCCGGCCCCGGACCTGGAGGGCGTCCCGGACTCGATTGCGAACGGGATCCGCCTGGCCCTGTCGGTGCCGAGCGGGCGTGGGCCGATAAGTCCAGCATCCAAGCCAAATCGTTCCCCAGCGCAGGTCGAGGCGCACGAACTCTATCTGCGTGGACTGTACTTCCGTTCAAAGCCGGCGGATGGTGGTGCGCTGCAGGCCAGGAAGCTCTTCGAACAGGCGGTCAGCCTGGATCCACAACACAGCCGGGCGCATGTCGCCCTGGGAGAAGCCTATCTGACCGAGGCGTTTCAGGAGGGCAGCAGCGATCCACAGCGATTTCGAGCGGCCCGGCGTGAGGCGGACCTGGCGGCGCGGATCGATCCCGGTCTGCCCGAGGCGGCCGTCTTGCGCGGCCGGTTGGCCATGATCGCGGACTGGGATGCCGCGGCGGCGGAGGGCTTCTTCCGGACCGCGTTGGAGGCGGCACCGGGCAACGCACGCGCGCATCAGGCTTACGCTCTGTTCCTGATGAGCCGCGGCCGCCGTGACGAGTCTGTCGAGCAGATCACACAGGCGCGGGACCTGGACCCGATCACGATGAGCCGGGCCAATGACTACGGCGTGATTCTCTATGCGGCGCGCCGCTTCGAAGAGGCGCTACGCGAGTCGGGCAGGCTGCTGGAAGTGGCGCCGGAATCGGGGAGCGCTCATTTCCTGCGGGCCTCGATTCTCGACATGCTGGGTCGCGACGGAGAAGCGATCGCCGAGTTTCAGGCTGCGTTGCGTCAACAACCTGGAGCAAAGGAGATCCTGTCGCGGTATGGCACCGCGCTGGTGCGCGCCGGCCGAGTGGAGGAGGCACGCGGGGTGCTGGAGCAACTCACGCGCGAACCGGTGTTGCACGTACACCTGGCGATGCTTCTGGTGGCGCTGAAGGAAACGGACAGGGCGTTGGCTGAGTTGGCCGTGAGCTGCGATGGGCATGAGGCGGACCTGTTGTTCCTGGATGCCGAACCGCTATTTGATGGCCTGCGCGGCGACGCCCGTTTCCAGCGGATCAGGGCGCGAGTGGGCCTGTCGACGCGGTAG
- a CDS encoding prolyl oligopeptidase family serine peptidase: MRSLLIGLILASLLPAAEKWTVDDILLQERVSGLEISRDGKAAVYVKSRMDKEKGEAISHLYLKRLGESDEVQLTRGNDSESGAKFSPDGKRIAFLTSRKAAGPSPAQAPAEAAGGGMQVWFINLAGGEPWSVTKFEKGVRAFEWLDNDTLLIAAPEDSSLYDQKVKEQKDTSQVVDDEKHAPPVRLFKFEVKGSKSTRITRNADRITSVYASPDGAWAVTVHNRSLAEIYDQKVKPVTFLHDLKSGKSTQLFADGKLLPRRFNWTKDSKGFYFSAPYTTHPYLYNASVSLLYYYDPSASKLTKVDLDWENGLSGGVGLTGDGFVALLANGARNKVARYTRNGDSWNRSWIDVDNVQALEVSEDGQEVIYTTSTPGEPAKLLLAKLDGAKFVDPKTFLETNSNWKKKPIAKTELVTWKGAQDEQVEGILYYPHNYTAGKKYPLVVMIHGGPHGHDAYAFNESMGYPHQLYAQRGAFLFKPNYHGSSNYGLKWGESISGGKYNDLEWVDVERGVDSLIARGFIDPEKLGVMGWSNGSIITIELTTRTTRYKVAGAGAGDVNWSSDWGNAVFGDAFEQYYLGKTPMDDPELYIRKSPLYRMNKVKTPTIIFFGTEDKQVPTEQGWQHYRALQHYGQTDVKFILFPGEQHGPRKYVHQRRKVDEELAWFDKYLFGTATDTNEALKPESALAALLKTRNLPRNPETVERGAIAIGRFEVTRSQYHAFDAGYAVAPGTDAYPAGGLTAEQAKAYCAWLSKQTGQTYRLGTEEELGSLLVRSKNENTLDQWAGYAVNADDEARLGSLIDGMAPGQLLKPVGSHAGTGEDPLFDLGGNVAEWVTKKDGTTAALGGSADRPADAKSVTQARPAYVGFRVVRDLK, encoded by the coding sequence ATGCGGTCTTTATTGATTGGTCTCATCCTGGCCTCCCTGCTGCCTGCCGCCGAGAAATGGACAGTGGACGATATTCTGCTGCAGGAGCGAGTCTCCGGATTGGAGATTTCGCGCGATGGAAAAGCAGCGGTCTATGTGAAGTCGCGCATGGACAAGGAAAAGGGAGAGGCGATTTCGCATCTCTACCTGAAGCGGCTCGGGGAGAGCGACGAGGTCCAACTGACGCGCGGCAACGACAGCGAGAGCGGCGCGAAGTTCTCGCCGGATGGGAAGCGGATCGCCTTTCTGACATCGCGCAAGGCAGCAGGGCCGAGTCCGGCTCAGGCACCGGCGGAGGCGGCGGGCGGCGGGATGCAGGTCTGGTTTATAAACCTAGCCGGAGGAGAGCCATGGTCCGTCACGAAATTTGAAAAGGGCGTACGCGCCTTCGAGTGGCTGGACAACGACACGCTGCTCATCGCTGCTCCGGAAGATTCTTCGCTGTACGACCAGAAGGTGAAGGAGCAGAAGGATACTTCGCAGGTGGTGGATGACGAGAAGCACGCACCCCCGGTCCGCTTGTTCAAGTTCGAGGTGAAGGGGTCGAAATCCACCCGGATTACCAGGAATGCGGATCGCATCACCTCGGTCTACGCTTCGCCGGATGGCGCTTGGGCCGTCACCGTTCACAACCGGAGTCTGGCGGAGATCTACGACCAGAAGGTGAAGCCAGTGACCTTCCTGCACGATCTGAAGTCGGGCAAAAGCACTCAGTTGTTCGCGGACGGGAAGTTGCTGCCTCGCAGATTCAACTGGACCAAGGACAGCAAGGGGTTCTACTTTTCGGCGCCGTATACCACGCATCCGTATCTCTACAACGCGTCGGTGAGCCTGCTGTACTACTACGATCCCAGCGCCTCGAAACTGACGAAGGTCGACCTCGACTGGGAGAACGGGTTGAGTGGTGGGGTGGGTCTGACCGGGGATGGGTTCGTGGCCCTGTTGGCCAACGGCGCGCGGAACAAGGTGGCGCGTTACACACGGAACGGAGATTCCTGGAACCGGTCGTGGATCGATGTGGACAATGTGCAGGCGCTGGAGGTGAGCGAGGACGGTCAGGAAGTCATCTATACGACATCCACGCCCGGCGAGCCGGCAAAGCTGCTTCTCGCAAAGCTGGATGGCGCGAAGTTCGTGGATCCCAAGACGTTTCTGGAGACGAACTCCAACTGGAAGAAAAAACCGATCGCCAAGACGGAACTGGTGACCTGGAAGGGTGCGCAGGACGAGCAGGTGGAGGGAATCCTCTACTACCCCCACAACTACACAGCCGGCAAGAAGTACCCGCTGGTGGTGATGATCCACGGCGGTCCCCATGGGCACGATGCGTATGCGTTCAACGAGTCGATGGGCTACCCGCACCAGCTTTACGCGCAGCGTGGCGCATTCCTCTTTAAGCCGAACTACCACGGCTCGTCGAACTATGGGCTGAAGTGGGGCGAGTCGATCTCAGGCGGCAAGTACAACGACCTGGAATGGGTGGACGTCGAGAGAGGCGTTGATTCCCTGATCGCCCGAGGATTCATTGATCCGGAAAAGCTGGGCGTCATGGGCTGGTCGAACGGCTCGATCATTACGATTGAGCTGACGACGCGCACCACACGCTATAAGGTCGCGGGCGCTGGAGCCGGGGACGTGAACTGGTCGAGCGACTGGGGCAACGCGGTGTTTGGCGACGCGTTCGAGCAATATTACCTGGGCAAGACCCCGATGGATGACCCGGAGCTGTACATTCGCAAGTCGCCGCTGTACCGCATGAACAAGGTCAAAACTCCGACGATCATCTTCTTTGGAACCGAGGACAAGCAGGTACCGACTGAGCAGGGGTGGCAGCACTACCGGGCGCTGCAACACTACGGACAGACGGACGTGAAGTTCATTCTGTTTCCGGGTGAGCAACACGGCCCGCGGAAGTACGTTCACCAGCGCCGCAAGGTGGACGAGGAGTTGGCGTGGTTCGACAAGTACCTTTTCGGTACGGCCACGGATACGAACGAGGCGTTGAAGCCGGAGTCCGCGCTGGCGGCGCTGTTGAAGACCAGAAATCTACCTCGGAATCCGGAGACCGTCGAGCGTGGCGCGATCGCGATCGGGCGGTTTGAGGTGACGAGGAGCCAGTATCACGCGTTTGATGCCGGCTATGCGGTGGCGCCCGGCACCGACGCGTACCCGGCTGGCGGCCTGACGGCGGAGCAGGCCAAGGCTTATTGCGCGTGGTTGTCGAAACAGACCGGTCAGACATACCGGCTGGGGACGGAGGAAGAACTGGGTTCGTTGTTGGTTCGATCGAAGAACGAAAATACCCTGGACCAATGGGCTGGGTACGCGGTGAATGCGGACGACGAGGCGCGACTGGGCAGTCTGATCGACGGCATGGCTCCAGGGCAGTTGCTGAAGCCGGTGGGAAGCCATGCAGGCACGGGCGAGGATCCTCTGTTTGATCTCGGCGGAAACGTGGCGGAGTGGGTGACGAAGAAGGACGGGACGACAGCGGCCCTGGGCGGAAGTGCGGACCGGCCGGCGGATGCGAAGTCGGTGACGCAGGCACGGCCGGCTTACGTTGGTTTCCGGGTGGTGCGAGACCTGAAGTAG
- a CDS encoding efflux RND transporter periplasmic adaptor subunit — MTSRNISGRWAAITLAVLTVAVAGCNRGGAASKKDGSNKKGDAVPVTLTAVAKRDVPLDLEVIGNVEAYSVISVRSQVSGPLQRVHFREGDFVSKGQVLFSIDPSPFNSALREAEANVARAEAMLGQAQATLKRDIAQSKYAGQQADRYKSLQREGIVSKEQVDQFTTAADTNNEIIRVDEASIRSAEASLVASRAQVENARIQLGYTTIRSPIDGRTGNIAVKEGNIVSSNTIELTSINQIQPIYVTFSVPESNLAEVKRFAAEGRLPVSVMPSQGEETTPEVGTLTFVDNNVDATTGTIKLKGTFPNSGRHLWPGAFVRVSLRLSTQKDALIVPAQAIQEGQEGQFVYVATDKMTVEQRPVKVGSRSGQDMVIDHGVQAGEKVVVEGQLRLAPGMKVRAREPRPGGPGKGGKKRATPQADEEISQSSTPAALPSSDGSTTPGARKGRKGERKQP; from the coding sequence TTGACCTCCAGAAATATCTCCGGCCGATGGGCCGCCATTACCCTTGCCGTTCTGACGGTTGCCGTAGCGGGCTGCAACCGCGGTGGAGCGGCGTCGAAGAAAGACGGATCGAACAAAAAGGGCGACGCAGTGCCGGTGACCCTCACCGCCGTGGCCAAGCGCGATGTACCCCTCGACCTCGAGGTGATCGGCAACGTTGAGGCGTACTCGGTAATCTCAGTGCGGTCGCAGGTAAGCGGCCCCCTCCAGAGGGTACACTTCCGGGAAGGCGACTTTGTCTCCAAAGGCCAAGTCCTCTTTTCCATCGACCCCAGCCCATTCAACTCCGCCCTGCGCGAAGCTGAGGCGAACGTAGCGCGCGCCGAGGCCATGCTCGGTCAGGCTCAGGCCACTCTAAAACGCGACATCGCCCAGTCGAAGTACGCCGGACAACAGGCCGACCGCTACAAGTCGCTGCAGCGCGAGGGGATTGTCTCCAAGGAGCAAGTCGATCAGTTTACGACGGCGGCTGATACCAACAACGAGATCATCCGCGTCGATGAGGCCTCCATCCGCAGTGCCGAAGCCTCGCTGGTTGCCTCCCGCGCCCAGGTGGAGAATGCCAGGATCCAGCTTGGCTACACCACCATCCGTTCCCCCATCGATGGCCGCACGGGCAATATCGCTGTGAAGGAAGGCAACATCGTCTCTTCCAATACCATCGAGTTGACCTCCATCAATCAGATTCAGCCCATCTATGTCACCTTCTCGGTGCCGGAGTCGAACCTGGCTGAGGTGAAGAGATTCGCCGCCGAGGGCCGTCTGCCAGTGTCGGTCATGCCGTCGCAGGGCGAGGAGACGACGCCCGAAGTCGGCACCCTTACTTTCGTCGACAACAATGTCGACGCCACCACCGGCACCATCAAATTGAAAGGCACCTTCCCGAACTCGGGCCGGCATCTCTGGCCCGGCGCGTTCGTACGTGTCAGCCTGCGCCTCTCCACCCAAAAGGATGCGCTCATCGTACCTGCTCAGGCCATCCAGGAGGGCCAGGAGGGGCAGTTCGTCTACGTGGCCACCGACAAGATGACGGTGGAGCAGCGCCCTGTCAAGGTCGGGTCGCGTAGTGGTCAGGATATGGTGATCGATCACGGCGTCCAGGCCGGCGAGAAGGTCGTCGTCGAAGGACAGTTGCGCCTGGCGCCCGGCATGAAGGTCCGCGCGCGGGAACCCCGTCCGGGCGGGCCCGGCAAGGGCGGCAAGAAGCGAGCTACGCCCCAGGCCGACGAGGAGATCTCTCAAAGCAGCACACCAGCCGCTTTGCCATCATCGGACGGAAGTACAACTCCCGGTGCCCGCAAGGGCCGCAAGGGCGAGCGCAAGCAACCGTGA
- a CDS encoding glycoside hydrolase family 78 protein, giving the protein MKDLSMYKWLLSIALMGAALQAAPTAALRPANLTVEHRRNPAGISETSPRLSWTLEARNPTARGLAQTAYRVLAASTPAGLKAGSGDLWDTGKVESSQSILVEYKGKPLQSGMQVFWQVQIWDQSGSVSAWSETGHWSMGLLQASEWKGKWIGQNAYAEYKSPTSPFQLITTARWIWLDEGDPATKAPAGTRWFSAKVTVPEERTIRHAMFVLGADNSFTLSINGKAAGRGNQPTLPEVLDVASWLKKGDNTILVEAKNTREDQAGLIGTLRIEFTQGEPLVFSTGSGWQASQAETGPWAAAKELGAYGMKPWGDVGFIGERALPARLLRKEFTVEKGLRRATAYISGLGLSELYVNGVKAGDDVLSPNLTGYAKRVFYVTHDVTSQLKAGENALGVILGNGRYWAPRNRVPIGTVGYDVPKLLLQLDLEYADGKRESVVSDATWKVTADGPVRVNNEYDGEEYDATKEMPGWAKAGFDDSKWTPVEGLQAPEGVLEAQMAEPLKVIENVKPIKVSEIRPGVFIYDMGQNMVGWVRLSVKGRKGDVVMLRHAETLRPDGTLYLDNLRSARATNLYTLKGGSVETWEPRFTYHGFRFVEITGYPGKPTLGSIEGRVVHDAMQRTGEFESSDTMLNKIHHNIYWGIRGNYRSIPTDCPQRDERQGWLGDRSVVSRSESYLFDIAAFYTKWMNDLKDSQRDSGSIPDVSPAYWVLYNDGIVWPSTFILAPDMVYQQYGDSRVIVRNYPAMKKWVEYMRTFLKDGIMPKNTYADWCVPPEKPELIHSQDPTRVTKGALLSTAYYYHMLELMSRYAKLAGQTADIDEYQTLAGTVKAAFLREYFKSADAKFDNGTQTSSILPLAFDMVPGGSRTAVFDKLVTKIEKESDNHVGVGLVGAQWLMRTLSDNGRADLALTIATQKTYPGWGYMVEKGATTVWELWNGDTADPAMNSGNHVMQIGDLGVWMYEYLAGIRPDPEHPGFQHFSIRPFTGSGLSHVKATHVSPYGHIASAWTKQGSKVTMNVTVPPNTSATVYVPGASATGTGGLKAARVEGGASVFEVKSGSYTFIGQ; this is encoded by the coding sequence GTGAAGGACTTATCGATGTACAAGTGGTTGCTTAGCATAGCACTGATGGGAGCCGCCCTGCAGGCCGCTCCGACGGCCGCCTTGCGGCCCGCGAACCTCACTGTCGAACACCGCAGGAACCCGGCGGGTATCTCGGAAACCAGCCCCCGGCTGAGTTGGACCTTGGAGGCCCGGAACCCCACGGCGCGCGGACTGGCGCAGACGGCCTACCGTGTGCTGGCCGCGTCCACTCCGGCGGGCCTGAAGGCGGGCAGCGGGGATCTTTGGGACACGGGCAAAGTCGAGTCTTCTCAAAGCATTCTAGTCGAATATAAGGGGAAACCGCTGCAGTCGGGCATGCAGGTCTTCTGGCAGGTCCAGATCTGGGACCAGTCGGGTAGCGTGTCGGCCTGGAGCGAGACCGGGCACTGGTCGATGGGGCTGCTACAGGCTTCCGAGTGGAAGGGCAAGTGGATTGGCCAGAACGCGTATGCGGAGTATAAGTCGCCGACGAGCCCGTTCCAACTCATCACCACCGCCAGGTGGATCTGGTTGGACGAAGGCGATCCGGCGACCAAGGCTCCGGCTGGCACCCGGTGGTTCTCCGCCAAGGTGACGGTTCCGGAGGAGCGGACCATCCGCCACGCGATGTTCGTGCTGGGGGCCGACAACAGCTTCACGCTTTCGATCAACGGAAAGGCGGCCGGCCGGGGCAACCAACCGACGCTGCCGGAGGTTCTAGATGTAGCCTCGTGGCTCAAAAAGGGCGACAACACGATCCTGGTCGAGGCGAAGAACACGCGGGAAGACCAGGCGGGTCTGATCGGGACACTGCGGATTGAGTTCACGCAAGGTGAGCCGCTGGTGTTCTCCACTGGCTCAGGCTGGCAGGCGTCGCAGGCCGAGACGGGGCCCTGGGCGGCAGCGAAGGAACTAGGCGCCTACGGGATGAAGCCGTGGGGCGACGTCGGGTTCATCGGCGAGCGGGCGCTGCCCGCGAGGCTGCTGCGCAAGGAGTTCACGGTCGAGAAGGGCCTCCGACGCGCTACCGCGTATATTTCCGGCCTGGGCCTGAGCGAGTTGTATGTCAACGGGGTGAAAGCCGGCGACGACGTGCTTTCGCCGAATCTGACCGGCTACGCCAAGCGGGTGTTTTATGTGACACACGACGTGACCAGCCAGCTAAAGGCCGGCGAGAATGCGCTAGGCGTGATTCTGGGCAACGGGCGGTATTGGGCGCCGCGTAACCGGGTGCCGATCGGAACGGTTGGCTACGACGTCCCGAAGTTATTGCTGCAGTTGGACTTGGAGTACGCAGACGGGAAGCGGGAGAGTGTGGTGAGCGACGCCACATGGAAGGTAACGGCCGACGGTCCCGTGCGGGTGAATAACGAGTACGACGGCGAGGAGTACGACGCGACGAAGGAGATGCCGGGCTGGGCCAAGGCCGGCTTCGACGACTCGAAATGGACGCCGGTCGAGGGACTGCAGGCGCCGGAGGGCGTTCTGGAGGCCCAGATGGCGGAACCGCTGAAGGTGATTGAGAACGTCAAGCCCATCAAGGTGAGCGAGATCCGGCCGGGCGTTTTCATCTACGACATGGGTCAGAACATGGTGGGCTGGGTTCGTTTGTCGGTGAAGGGGCGCAAGGGCGACGTCGTGATGCTCCGGCATGCCGAGACGCTGCGGCCGGACGGGACCCTCTATCTCGACAATCTGCGGTCGGCCCGCGCCACCAATCTGTATACGTTGAAAGGCGGCAGCGTTGAGACCTGGGAGCCGCGTTTTACCTATCACGGTTTCCGGTTTGTAGAGATAACCGGGTATCCAGGAAAACCGACGTTGGGTTCGATTGAGGGCCGGGTGGTGCACGATGCGATGCAGAGGACGGGCGAGTTTGAATCGTCCGACACAATGCTGAACAAGATCCACCACAACATCTATTGGGGGATTCGCGGCAACTACCGCAGCATTCCCACCGACTGCCCGCAGCGGGATGAGCGTCAGGGTTGGCTGGGCGATCGTAGCGTCGTGAGTCGCAGCGAAAGCTATCTGTTCGACATCGCGGCGTTCTACACAAAGTGGATGAACGATCTGAAGGACTCGCAGCGCGACTCCGGTAGCATCCCCGACGTGTCACCGGCCTACTGGGTCCTGTACAACGACGGCATTGTCTGGCCGAGCACATTCATTCTGGCCCCGGATATGGTGTATCAGCAGTACGGTGATTCGCGCGTGATCGTGCGCAACTACCCGGCCATGAAGAAGTGGGTGGAGTATATGCGCACCTTCCTCAAGGATGGCATCATGCCGAAGAACACGTACGCCGATTGGTGCGTACCTCCGGAAAAGCCTGAACTGATCCACTCACAGGATCCGACGCGCGTGACGAAAGGCGCGCTGCTGAGCACGGCCTACTACTACCACATGCTGGAGTTGATGAGCCGGTATGCAAAGCTGGCCGGGCAGACGGCGGACATCGATGAGTATCAGACACTGGCCGGTACCGTGAAAGCGGCGTTCCTGCGAGAGTACTTCAAGTCCGCCGACGCGAAGTTCGATAACGGAACGCAGACCTCCAGTATCCTGCCCCTGGCGTTCGACATGGTGCCCGGCGGCAGCCGTACCGCGGTCTTCGACAAACTGGTAACGAAGATCGAAAAAGAGAGCGACAACCATGTGGGCGTGGGCCTGGTGGGCGCACAGTGGCTGATGCGGACCCTCTCGGACAACGGCCGGGCGGACCTGGCACTGACCATCGCGACGCAGAAGACCTATCCCGGCTGGGGTTACATGGTCGAGAAAGGCGCCACGACGGTGTGGGAACTGTGGAACGGCGACACCGCCGATCCGGCCATGAACTCCGGCAACCATGTGATGCAGATTGGCGATCTGGGCGTGTGGATGTATGAGTACCTGGCCGGCATCCGGCCCGATCCGGAGCATCCGGGTTTCCAGCATTTCTCGATCCGGCCGTTCACGGGTAGTGGCTTGTCGCACGTGAAGGCGACCCATGTGTCCCCTTATGGACACATTGCCAGTGCCTGGACGAAACAAGGCTCGAAGGTGACCATGAACGTCACAGTGCCGCCGAACACATCGGCCACTGTGTATGTGCCTGGCGCTTCGGCCACCGGAACGGGCGGACTGAAAGCCGCTCGCGTCGAAGGTGGCGCTTCTGTGTTCGAAGTGAAGTCGGGCAGCTACACGTTCATCGGGCAATAG
- the fliM gene encoding flagellar motor switch protein FliM produces MASDRVLSQDEIDSVFRNLQGAAAEEDPARKAQPYDFRRPDRIAKDQLRAIHLLHDNFARSLASSLSAYLRAYVMVNLISVEQLSFLEFSQCLPAPTCIVSLSMRPFDGNAVLELNPTMVFPILEMLLGGSGKTPYKVTREITEIEQSILDGLFRIILHDLKEAWSPISNINFAIEAHETEPQLLQILAPNEAVVTVGMEIRIGEVAGMMNLGIPSIIIKMLRQKFDQQWSVRKSESTEEEQARILHLIKPAQLKFDARLQGPSLTVEQMLDLQPDDVVEFDFPVNRPVNLLVNGALKFHGRIVDTGRKRAFHILADQAEE; encoded by the coding sequence ATGGCCTCGGACCGCGTCTTAAGCCAGGACGAGATCGATAGCGTATTCCGCAACCTGCAAGGTGCCGCGGCAGAAGAGGATCCTGCTCGGAAGGCGCAGCCTTACGACTTCCGGCGTCCGGATCGCATCGCGAAGGATCAGTTACGGGCCATCCATCTGCTGCATGACAACTTCGCGCGATCGCTGGCGTCCAGTCTCTCGGCGTATCTGCGCGCTTATGTGATGGTGAATCTGATCTCGGTGGAGCAGCTCTCGTTCCTCGAGTTCTCGCAGTGTCTGCCGGCGCCCACCTGCATTGTGAGCCTCAGCATGCGGCCGTTCGACGGAAATGCCGTACTGGAGCTGAATCCGACGATGGTGTTTCCCATCCTGGAAATGCTGTTGGGCGGTTCCGGCAAGACACCTTACAAAGTGACTCGTGAGATTACGGAAATCGAGCAGTCGATTCTGGATGGGCTCTTCCGGATTATTCTGCATGATCTGAAAGAAGCATGGTCGCCGATTTCGAATATCAACTTTGCCATTGAGGCCCACGAGACGGAGCCGCAACTTCTTCAAATCCTTGCACCCAACGAGGCGGTGGTGACGGTGGGGATGGAGATCCGGATTGGTGAAGTGGCGGGGATGATGAACCTGGGCATACCGTCTATAATCATCAAGATGCTTCGACAGAAGTTCGATCAGCAGTGGTCGGTGCGCAAGTCGGAGTCGACGGAGGAGGAGCAGGCTCGAATTCTCCATCTCATCAAGCCCGCGCAGCTAAAGTTCGATGCGAGGCTGCAGGGACCCTCACTCACCGTGGAACAGATGCTGGACCTGCAACCGGATGATGTCGTCGAGTTTGATTTTCCGGTGAACAGGCCTGTGAACTTGCTGGTAAACGGGGCGCTGAAGTTTCACGGGCGCATCGTCGATACCGGGCGAAAGCGCGCCTTCCACATTCTGGCGGATCAGGCGGAAGAGTAG